From Uloborus diversus isolate 005 chromosome 8, Udiv.v.3.1, whole genome shotgun sequence, a single genomic window includes:
- the LOC129228471 gene encoding uncharacterized protein LOC129228471 — MPKPGFYAVKVGRKPGVYTTWAECEAQVKGFPNASYKKFLTPELAKEFITLNPSGTRKQTVDSAQDRNIHSLLIRTNRGSYAACTSVITSTSDIIAENPKITYSVNHSKASYYAVHKGRTPGVYRTWTECEAQIKDLKNVSYRKFDNEADAVEYMNTGGIVKASKREIRNLNYENRVVKKRKFNDSEEDKYVLADPDEEVVVFTDGASTENGKKRSRAGIGVYWGPNHPLNTSMRISGRQTNNRAEIWAAIHALRQAKQIGAKKVKLYTDSQFLIHAITDWIKKWMANGWTLTTGEKVVNKDDFIALNSACKDLKVDWVYVKAHARNHGNEEADKLAVAGARKMLDPTTSCNFQALVPDDMADDWDDWDTDDPFLVVNALNSTQEILPLVLPDDTAEKRPFYAVHRGEKTGVYSTWVECEKQIKDFRNPSFRKFDTKEEAEEFVKTGKIPKKELKIPEIADDEYVTVFTDGAASSNGKEGCTAGIGVYWGPGNALNTSMRLPGRQTNNRAEIYAAVHALNQAKRLGIKNVRLYTDSQFVIKGITSWIVTWKAKDWKNASGKTVINKDDFIALDKAREGLNVDWRYVKGHDNNPGNDEADKLAVAGCSKPLSETMILNS, encoded by the coding sequence ATGCCAAAACCTGGGTTTTACGCCGTTAAAGTAGGGAGAAAGCCTGGTGTTTATACTACATGGGCTGAATGTGAAGCTCAAGTTAAAGGATTTCCTAATGCTTcctataaaaaatttttaacaccCGAATTAGCAAAGGAATTTATTACCCTAAATCCCAGTGGAACACGAAAGCAGACTGTCGATTCTGCTCAGGACAGAAACATTCATTCCTTGCTAATTAGAACTAATCGGGGTTCTTATGCAGCTTGTACTTCAGTTATAACTTCTACTTCTGATATAATAGCAGAGAATCCAAAAATAACGTACAGCGTAAACCACTCGAAAGCGAGCTATTATGCTGTACACAAAGGAAGAACACCTGGAGTGTACAGAACTTGGACTGAGTGTGAGGCTCAAATTAAAGATCTGAAAAATGTTTCATATCGTAAATTTGATAATGAGGCAGATGCTGTTGAATATATGAATACGGGAGGCATAGTCAAAGCTAGTAAAAgagaaattagaaatttgaatTATGAAAATCGTgttgttaaaaaaaggaaattcaatGACAGTGAAGAAGACAAGTATGTTCTTGCTGATCCTGATGAGGAAGTGGTTGTGTTTACAGATGGAGCGAGTACAGAGAATGGCAAAAAGCGCTCTCGTGCTGGAATTGGAGTATATTGGGGTCCCAATCATCCACTAAACACTAGTATGCGTATATCAGGGCGACAAACTAACAATCGAGCTGAAATTTGGGCTGCAATCCATGCATTGCGCCAAGCCAAGCAGATTGGTGCAAAGAAGGTAAAACTTTATACCGATAGTCAATTTCTCATTCATGCTATCACTGACTGGATAAAAAAGTGGATGGCTAATGGTTGGACTTTAACTACAGGGGAAAAGGTTGTAAATAAGGATGATTTCATAGCGCTTAACTCTGCTTGCAAAGACCTCAAAGTGGATTGGGTTTATGTCAAGGCACATGCAAGAAATCATGGGAACGAGGAAGCCGATAAATTGGCTGTGGCTGGAGCTAGGAAAATGCTTGACCCCACAACAAGTTGCAATTTTCAAGCATTGGTTCCTGATGATATGGCTGATGATTGGGATGACTGGGATACAGATGATCCTTTCTTAGTCGTAAATGCCTTGAACTCAACCCAAGAGATTTTGCCTCTAGTCCTTCCTGATGATACTGCAGAAAAGAGACCATTTTATGCTGTGCATAGGGGAGAAAAAACAGGTGTTTACTCAACCTGGGTTGAATGTGAGAAACAAATTAAAGACTTTCGGAACCCAtcatttcgaaaattcgataccAAAGAAGAAGCGGAGGAATTCGTCAAGACTGGAAAGATTCCtaaaaaagaacttaaaattCCAGAAATTGCTGACGATGAATATGTCACTGTATTTACTGATGGTGCTGCTTCGTCAAACGGGAAAGAAGGTTGCACTGCAGGTATAGGAGTCTATTGGGGACCTGGGAATGCCCTGAATACCAGCATGAGACTTCCTGGGAGACAGACAAATAATCGTGCAGAAATATATGCTGCAGTTCATGCTCTCAATCAGGCAAAAAGACTAGGAATTAAAAATGTCAGGCTTTATACTGACAGTCAGTTTGTCATCAAAGGCATAACTTCCTGGATCGTTACATGGAAAGCAAAGGATTGGAAAAATGCAAGTGGGAAGACTGTCATCAATAAAGACGATTTTATAGCCTTGGATAAAGCTCGCGAAGGTTTAAATGTAGACTGGCGGTATGTTAAAGGCCATGACAATAACCCTGGAAATGACGAGGCGGATAAACTGGCTGTTGCAGGATGCAGCAAACCTTTATCTGAAACAATGATTTTGAACtcctaa